A window of the Lactobacillus gasseri ATCC 33323 = JCM 1131 genome harbors these coding sequences:
- the rplC gene encoding 50S ribosomal protein L3 encodes MTKGILGRKVGMTQIFTKNGILVPVTVIEATPNVVLQVKTNESDGYEAVQVGYQDMREVLSNKPAKGHAAKAKTSPKRFIREIRDVELKDYEVGSEITVDSFSEGDVVDVTGTTRGHGTQGNIKRWGQSRGPETHGSRYHRIPGSMGSIINRVPKGKKLPGHMGGKKVTVQNLVIEKVVPEKNVLLVKGNVPGAKNSLIFVKSAAKAAK; translated from the coding sequence ATGACCAAAGGAATCTTAGGAAGAAAGGTCGGTATGACTCAAATCTTCACTAAAAACGGTATCTTGGTTCCTGTAACTGTTATTGAAGCAACCCCTAACGTTGTTTTACAAGTTAAAACTAACGAATCAGACGGTTACGAAGCAGTTCAAGTAGGTTACCAAGACATGCGTGAAGTATTGAGTAACAAACCAGCCAAAGGTCATGCTGCAAAAGCAAAGACTTCACCTAAGCGCTTCATTCGGGAAATCCGCGATGTCGAGCTTAAGGATTACGAAGTCGGCTCAGAAATCACGGTGGACTCATTTAGTGAAGGTGACGTAGTTGACGTTACTGGCACTACAAGAGGTCATGGTACTCAAGGTAACATCAAGCGTTGGGGCCAATCAAGAGGTCCAGAAACTCACGGTTCTAGATACCACAGAATCCCAGGTTCAATGGGTTCTATCATTAACCGTGTACCTAAGGGTAAGAAGTTACCTGGTCACATGGGTGGCAAGAAAGTTACCGTACAAAACTTAGTAATTGAAAAAGTTGTACCTGAAAAGAACGTACTTTTAGTCAAAGGTAATGTTCCTGGTGCAAAGAACTCATTAATTTTTGTAAAATCTGCTGCTAAAGCTGCTAAATAG
- the rplD gene encoding 50S ribosomal protein L4: MANLEIIDQKGKSAGNVDLNEEIFGIEPNESVVFDAIIRQRAGKRQGTSAVKNRSAVRGGGKKPWRQKGTGRARQGSIRAPQWRGGGTVFGPTPRSYKMDMPRKARRLAMKSVLSQKVADKDLIILDQLTLEAPKTKELKAILDNANVSGKVLVVSDDKNVQLSGKNLPKVKVVPVNGLNVVDAVDYQKLVLTQDAIKRIEEVLA, encoded by the coding sequence ATGGCTAATTTAGAAATTATCGATCAAAAAGGTAAGTCTGCAGGTAATGTAGATTTAAATGAAGAAATCTTCGGTATTGAACCTAATGAAAGTGTTGTTTTCGATGCAATCATTAGACAAAGAGCTGGTAAGCGTCAAGGTACTTCTGCTGTAAAGAACAGATCAGCTGTTCGTGGCGGTGGTAAGAAACCTTGGAGACAAAAAGGTACTGGTCGTGCTCGTCAAGGTTCTATTAGAGCCCCACAATGGCGTGGTGGTGGTACTGTATTTGGTCCAACTCCTCGTTCATACAAGATGGACATGCCTCGTAAAGCACGTCGTTTAGCTATGAAATCAGTTCTTTCCCAAAAAGTTGCTGACAAAGATTTAATCATTCTTGATCAATTAACTTTAGAAGCACCTAAGACTAAAGAATTAAAGGCTATCTTAGATAATGCTAACGTTTCTGGTAAGGTTTTAGTTGTGTCTGATGATAAGAATGTTCAATTATCAGGTAAGAACCTTCCAAAAGTGAAAGTTGTACCTGTTAATGGCTTAAATGTTGTTGATGCGGTTGACTACCAAAAACTTGTATTAACTCAAGACGCTATTAAGAGAATTGAGGAGGTTTTGGCATAA
- the rpsJ gene encoding 30S ribosomal protein S10 → MASQQIRIRLKSYEHGILDESAAKIVATAERTGAQISGPVPLPTERTLFTVLRSPHKNKDSREQFEIRTHKRLIDILNPTPKTVDSLMKLDLPSGVDIEIKL, encoded by the coding sequence ATGGCAAGTCAACAAATTCGTATTAGATTAAAGTCATACGAACATGGTATTCTCGATGAATCAGCTGCTAAAATTGTAGCTACCGCTGAAAGAACTGGAGCACAAATTTCTGGTCCTGTTCCACTACCTACGGAAAGAACTTTATTCACTGTTTTACGTTCACCACACAAGAACAAAGATTCACGTGAACAATTTGAAATCCGTACACATAAGCGTTTAATTGATATTTTGAATCCAACACCTAAGACTGTTGATTCATTAATGAAGCTTGATTTACCAAGCGGCGTTGATATCGAGATTAAATTATAA
- the rplW gene encoding 50S ribosomal protein L23 translates to MDARDIILRPVVTEKSMNLMDDKKYTFDVLVSATKTQVRNAVEEIFDVKVKNVNIMNVRGKEKRVGRYTGKTARRRKAIVTLTEDSNDIKIFNDNKEN, encoded by the coding sequence ATGGATGCACGTGATATCATCTTACGGCCTGTAGTTACCGAAAAATCCATGAATTTAATGGATGATAAGAAGTATACTTTTGATGTGCTTGTATCAGCTACCAAGACTCAAGTTCGTAATGCCGTTGAAGAAATTTTTGATGTAAAAGTTAAGAATGTTAACATTATGAACGTTCGCGGTAAAGAAAAGAGAGTTGGTCGTTACACTGGTAAGACTGCTCGTCGTAGAAAAGCAATCGTTACTTTAACTGAAGATTCTAATGATATTAAGATCTTCAATGATAATAAAGAAAATTAG